The following proteins are co-located in the Cyanobacteriota bacterium genome:
- a CDS encoding EAL domain-containing protein yields MTPEQQKTILVIEDVAALRQEIVETLECLNYHVIAGENGEVGLRLAATYLPDLILCDIMMPELNGYEVYERLRDNADTASIPFIFLSAKADRSDVRRGMNLGADDYLTKPFTSEELSDAIAARLQKQAAAFQRYESEMKQAASSLTQLAYMDPLTNLPNRIQLYERLQETLRRAAQITSDNLAHGASVEPIVAVVWLSLDNLRYIAGQVGDVTSDWLLKEFANRLVASIGQRDIAARLNSHEFCLVIMRQMHPQTIVSTINLVHEQLLQPYQLGSQCLTLQISTGIALYPTHGNTANQVLQYANLAMRHARQLGSNQCWLYDAESAVLQQQRQWLEASLTSALEQSEFALWYQPQVNLITGRVVAAEALLRWQHPRLGIITPAQFLRLAEDRGEMVLIGRWVIQTACAQLASWQRTTMFPLTMCINLSAAELVHDHLVEYIASTVQTMGVQPDMLCLEITEVSVMQNLDLAISASQQLKALGIKLAIDDFGTGYSSLNYLHQLPIDVIKIDHSTVNHLPNDSSSAAIVSSIIALAQSQKLTIVAEGVETQEQLDFLRKHGCSRMQGNLFSPAVSAERFEQLLLSDRRLK; encoded by the coding sequence ATGACACCTGAGCAACAGAAGACAATTCTTGTTATCGAAGACGTTGCCGCCCTGCGACAAGAAATCGTTGAAACGTTGGAGTGCTTAAATTATCACGTGATTGCAGGAGAAAACGGGGAGGTTGGACTGCGGCTAGCAGCAACCTACCTGCCGGATCTAATTCTTTGTGACATCATGATGCCAGAACTAAATGGCTATGAGGTCTATGAGCGTCTGCGCGACAATGCAGACACTGCCTCTATCCCATTTATTTTTCTGAGTGCTAAGGCCGATCGTAGTGATGTGCGCCGAGGCATGAACCTAGGGGCAGATGATTACCTAACCAAGCCATTTACTAGTGAAGAGTTGAGCGACGCGATCGCAGCCCGCCTGCAAAAACAAGCGGCAGCCTTTCAGCGCTACGAATCTGAAATGAAGCAAGCCGCTTCTAGCCTCACCCAATTGGCCTATATGGATCCGTTAACGAATTTACCAAACCGCATCCAACTCTATGAACGTCTACAGGAGACACTACGCCGGGCTGCCCAAATTACCAGTGACAACCTAGCTCACGGCGCTTCTGTAGAGCCGATCGTGGCCGTTGTGTGGTTAAGTCTCGACAACCTGCGGTACATAGCTGGACAAGTTGGTGATGTGACTAGTGATTGGCTCTTAAAAGAGTTTGCGAATCGCCTAGTGGCCAGTATTGGTCAGCGCGACATTGCCGCCCGCCTGAACAGCCATGAATTTTGTCTAGTGATTATGCGGCAGATGCACCCTCAGACGATTGTCAGCACCATCAACTTAGTGCATGAGCAATTGCTTCAACCCTACCAACTTGGTAGTCAATGCTTAACACTTCAAATCTCAACTGGGATTGCCCTCTACCCCACCCATGGGAATACCGCGAATCAGGTGTTACAGTACGCTAATCTGGCGATGCGCCATGCGAGGCAACTGGGCAGCAATCAATGCTGGCTGTACGATGCCGAAAGTGCCGTGCTTCAACAGCAGCGCCAGTGGCTAGAGGCAAGTCTCACCAGTGCTTTAGAGCAATCCGAGTTTGCTTTGTGGTATCAGCCTCAGGTTAATTTAATCACAGGGAGGGTAGTAGCGGCTGAAGCACTGCTGCGCTGGCAGCATCCTAGGCTGGGGATCATTACACCAGCCCAGTTTCTGCGGCTGGCAGAAGATCGCGGTGAAATGGTATTGATTGGTCGTTGGGTGATTCAAACAGCATGTGCTCAACTGGCCTCATGGCAACGCACAACTATGTTCCCGCTGACGATGTGCATTAACCTCTCGGCGGCTGAACTAGTGCATGATCACTTGGTTGAGTACATTGCTTCTACCGTACAGACGATGGGCGTGCAACCAGACATGCTGTGCCTGGAAATCACCGAAGTCAGCGTCATGCAAAACTTAGATCTAGCTATCTCTGCATCGCAGCAGCTTAAAGCGTTGGGCATCAAGCTCGCTATTGATGATTTTGGAACTGGATATTCGTCACTGAATTACTTGCACCAGTTGCCAATCGACGTGATCAAAATTGACCACTCTACGGTTAATCATCTCCCCAACGATAGCAGTAGTGCCGCAATCGTCAGTAGCATTATTGCCCTTGCCCAAAGCCAAAAGCTGACTATTGTAGCTGAGGGTGTAGAGACCCAAGAGCAACTGGACTTCCTACGCAAGCACGGGTGTAGCAGAATGCAAGGTAACCTATTTAGTCCAGCCGTTTCTGCTGAGCGATTTGAGCAGTTATTGCTCAGCGATCGTCGCTTGAAATAG
- a CDS encoding PAS domain-containing sensor histidine kinase: HWQAWEIDFLEKLAVHVGVGIQQADLYLQLSTELKERRQTEIQLLTTVQELEQQKFALDEAAMVTRLDDKGIITYVNSKFCQVSQYSRAEIIGKPYQAAVGIEQAPEFLQSIRDHVMNGRVWHGEVENRAKDGSIYWTDTTVVPLLNSAGKPVEYLTIRFDITERKIFQEQLRAIQNRLQYLLASSPAVIYTRRPETLTTIVFISPNIRHLLGWTSVQFTHNTDTWVSLIHPDDRQPVLTNLTKLTSTHHLVLEYRLQHENGSYCWIRDEMRMITNDQGQPLECIGSMIDVTDRHVAEEQVLKALEQERELNNLKTRFVCNTSHEFRTPLATIFAASDLLKRFGHKLSEEKKQERLDKIQAEVKHMTRLLEDVLLLGKVSEGRYRFKPVLTNLATFCRDLLQEAELLVGQTHTFELQCQGDAFSILADPALLKQLVNNLLSNAVKYSPQGGAVTLRLIHKTDHIVLQVADQGIGIAQSDIEHLFEDFFRAGNVGNLPGTGLGLAIVKQAVDLHGGTIAVESELGQGTTVTVCLPTGL, encoded by the coding sequence AGAGCGTCGTCAAACTGAAATTCAACTGCTGACCACTGTGCAAGAACTTGAGCAACAAAAGTTTGCCTTGGACGAAGCTGCCATGGTGACTCGTCTAGATGATAAGGGCATCATTACTTACGTGAACAGCAAATTTTGTCAAGTCAGCCAATATAGTCGCGCTGAAATTATAGGTAAACCCTATCAGGCAGCAGTTGGCATAGAGCAAGCTCCAGAATTTTTGCAATCGATTCGCGATCACGTGATGAATGGCCGTGTCTGGCATGGTGAGGTAGAAAATCGTGCAAAGGACGGCAGTATCTATTGGACTGACACAACGGTTGTGCCCTTGTTGAACAGTGCAGGTAAGCCTGTGGAATATCTAACCATTCGCTTTGACATTACCGAGCGCAAGATCTTCCAAGAACAGCTTCGCGCTATTCAAAACCGGTTGCAATATCTGCTAGCCTCTAGCCCTGCGGTCATCTATACTCGCCGACCAGAAACCTTAACGACGATCGTATTTATCAGCCCTAACATTCGTCACCTACTAGGGTGGACCTCCGTTCAATTTACTCACAACACTGATACCTGGGTGTCACTGATTCACCCTGACGATCGGCAACCTGTGCTAACCAACTTGACCAAGCTCACCTCTACACATCACCTAGTTTTGGAGTATCGTCTACAGCATGAAAATGGCAGCTATTGCTGGATTCGTGATGAAATGCGCATGATTACGAATGACCAAGGTCAACCGCTAGAATGCATCGGTTCTATGATTGATGTCACCGATCGTCACGTGGCCGAGGAGCAGGTGCTCAAAGCCCTGGAACAGGAGCGCGAACTCAACAACCTCAAGACGCGATTTGTGTGCAACACCTCCCATGAATTTCGTACCCCTTTGGCAACTATCTTTGCCGCCAGTGATTTGCTGAAACGGTTTGGGCACAAACTCAGTGAAGAAAAGAAACAAGAGCGCCTAGACAAAATTCAGGCTGAGGTTAAACACATGACTCGCTTACTAGAAGACGTGCTGCTGCTAGGCAAAGTATCAGAGGGACGATATCGCTTTAAGCCAGTTCTCACAAATTTGGCCACTTTTTGCCGGGATTTGTTGCAAGAGGCTGAATTACTAGTTGGACAAACCCACACCTTCGAGTTGCAATGTCAGGGAGATGCTTTTTCCATCTTGGCGGATCCAGCACTTCTAAAGCAACTGGTGAACAACTTACTCTCAAATGCTGTGAAATATTCACCTCAAGGTGGAGCCGTAACCCTTCGGTTGATTCACAAGACTGACCACATTGTCCTTCAGGTAGCCGATCAAGGTATTGGCATTGCTCAGTCGGACATTGAGCACTTGTTTGAGGACTTTTTCCGTGCTGGCAATGTGGGTAATCTCCCTGGCACAGGATTGGGGTTAGCGATTGTTAAACAAGCGGTTGACCTGCACGGTGGTACGATCGCCGTAGAAAGCGAACTCGGACAAGGCACAACTGTTACCGTCTGCTTGCCAACAGGGTTATAG